The Actinomycetes bacterium genome window below encodes:
- a CDS encoding ABC transporter ATP-binding protein, with amino-acid sequence MTGAPAGGTAPVAVDLRGWGWRHGGRHAWALRGVDLRLEPGERVLLLGPSGAGKSTLLTALAGLLDASSGGEQEGTLTLDGRPAAEVRSRAGLVMQDPEAALVMARAGDDVAFGLENRGVPTEAIWQRVDEALHAVGFPYGRDAPTAALSGGEQQRLALAGIVALRPGLLLLDEVTANLDPDGAALVRAALAVVLDATGATAVVVEHRVEQVVDLVHRAVVLEPGGGVAEDGPPAEVFDQVGARLAARGVWVPGHRPLVRRRAPSTTGPALVRADRTAFRYPAADRAALAATDLTLCAGEAVALTGPNGAGKSTLALCLAGLLRPTGGEVVPEPALDPPQPARPLWRWRGRDLVTRVGTVFQDPEHQLVASTVRRELLVGPRQAGASDAAAGQRADELLERLGLARLAAANPFTLSGGEKRRLSVATAIATAPRVVVTDEPTYGQDALTWAALAGLLADLRDGGCALLTVTHDEDLVDAIADRRVTLVRSTADQGSP; translated from the coding sequence GTGACCGGGGCTCCGGCCGGGGGCACTGCCCCGGTGGCGGTCGACCTGCGCGGCTGGGGCTGGCGCCACGGCGGCCGCCACGCCTGGGCGCTGCGCGGCGTCGACCTGCGCCTCGAGCCGGGCGAGCGGGTGCTGCTGCTCGGGCCGTCGGGGGCCGGCAAGTCCACCCTGCTGACCGCCCTGGCCGGCCTCCTCGACGCGAGCAGCGGCGGCGAGCAGGAAGGCACGCTGACCCTCGACGGCCGGCCCGCCGCCGAAGTGCGGTCCCGGGCCGGCCTGGTCATGCAGGACCCCGAGGCCGCCCTGGTCATGGCTCGCGCGGGCGACGACGTCGCGTTCGGCCTGGAGAACCGCGGCGTCCCCACCGAGGCGATCTGGCAGCGGGTCGACGAGGCGCTGCACGCAGTGGGCTTCCCCTACGGCCGTGACGCCCCGACCGCGGCACTCTCCGGCGGCGAGCAGCAGCGGCTCGCGCTGGCCGGCATCGTCGCACTGCGCCCGGGCCTGCTGCTGCTCGACGAGGTCACGGCGAACCTGGACCCCGACGGTGCCGCCCTCGTGCGCGCCGCCCTCGCCGTGGTGCTCGACGCGACCGGTGCCACCGCGGTCGTCGTCGAGCACCGGGTGGAGCAGGTGGTCGACCTGGTGCACCGCGCTGTCGTGCTCGAGCCGGGCGGCGGCGTGGCCGAGGACGGCCCACCGGCCGAGGTGTTCGACCAGGTCGGCGCCCGGCTGGCGGCGCGCGGCGTGTGGGTGCCGGGGCACCGCCCGCTGGTACGTCGACGCGCCCCCTCGACCACGGGACCCGCCCTCGTGCGCGCCGACCGGACGGCCTTCCGCTACCCGGCTGCGGACCGCGCGGCTCTGGCCGCCACCGACCTGACCCTGTGCGCCGGCGAGGCGGTCGCGCTGACCGGCCCGAACGGCGCCGGCAAGTCGACCCTCGCGCTCTGCCTGGCCGGGCTGCTCCGGCCGACCGGCGGCGAGGTCGTCCCGGAGCCGGCGCTGGACCCCCCGCAGCCGGCGCGGCCGCTGTGGCGGTGGCGCGGCCGCGACCTGGTCACCCGGGTCGGCACCGTCTTCCAGGACCCCGAGCACCAGCTCGTCGCCTCGACGGTCCGCCGCGAGCTGCTGGTCGGGCCGCGGCAGGCCGGCGCCTCGGACGCGGCCGCCGGCCAGCGGGCCGACGAGCTGCTGGAGCGGCTGGGCCTGGCCCGGCTCGCGGCCGCGAACCCGTTCACGCTGTCCGGCGGGGAGAAGCGGCGGCTGTCGGTCGCCACCGCGATCGCCACCGCCCCGAGGGTCGTCGTGACCGACGAGCCGACGTACGGCCAGGACGCCCTGACCTGGGCCGCCCTCGCCGGGCTGCTCGCCGACCTGCGCGACGGTGGCTGCGCGCTCCTGACGGTGACGCACGACGAGGACCTGGTGGACGCCATCGCCGACCGCCGCGTCACCCTCGTCCGGTCGACCGCCGACCAGGGGTCGCCGTGA
- a CDS encoding cobalamin-dependent protein (Presence of a B(12) (cobalamin)-binding domain implies dependence on cobalamin itself, in one of its several forms, or in some unusual lineages, dependence on a cobalamin-like analog.) codes for MTSATTSPDADLEDARARYVDALSRSSMRDAVRLVAGLAGTGVPLDRIVGQVLAPAQVEVGRMWELGRWSVAQEHTATGITEVALQTAVLSAGVRMPDDGQPSMVLACADGEWHSLSARMAADVLRAEGVDVTYVGASLPSDSLGDFLAVQAPTALGLSCSTAMTLVGARETVFEAHAVGVPVIVAGSAFGSHGSRAEAIGADAWVADPVAAAAVLRAWTAGPPAAFRAAVVPDTDEWETLAVAPTDWVDDVMLRLNQRRPRLHSQSRALEGRLRKEVAYLLRCASGVQLTRDEGMLEEYTVWLRGVMTARKVPVDLVDDLYAGAVEALADRAPQASAMLDRARELLRSG; via the coding sequence GTGACCTCCGCGACCACGTCGCCGGACGCCGACCTCGAGGACGCCCGGGCCCGCTACGTCGACGCGCTGAGCCGGTCCTCGATGCGCGACGCCGTGCGGCTGGTCGCCGGCCTGGCCGGCACGGGCGTCCCGCTCGACCGCATCGTGGGCCAGGTGCTCGCCCCGGCGCAGGTCGAGGTCGGGCGGATGTGGGAGCTGGGCCGGTGGAGCGTCGCGCAGGAGCACACCGCGACCGGCATCACCGAGGTGGCGCTGCAGACCGCGGTGCTCTCGGCCGGCGTGCGGATGCCCGACGACGGCCAGCCGTCGATGGTGCTGGCGTGCGCCGACGGCGAGTGGCACTCGCTGAGCGCACGGATGGCTGCCGACGTGCTGCGTGCCGAGGGCGTCGACGTGACGTACGTCGGGGCGTCCCTCCCGAGCGACTCGCTGGGCGACTTCCTCGCTGTGCAGGCGCCGACCGCGCTCGGGCTGTCGTGCTCGACCGCGATGACCCTGGTCGGCGCGCGCGAGACGGTCTTCGAGGCGCACGCCGTCGGGGTCCCGGTGATCGTCGCGGGCAGCGCGTTCGGGTCGCACGGCAGCCGGGCCGAGGCGATCGGCGCCGACGCGTGGGTCGCCGACCCGGTCGCCGCCGCGGCGGTGCTGCGGGCCTGGACGGCCGGGCCACCGGCCGCCTTCCGGGCGGCGGTGGTGCCGGACACCGACGAGTGGGAGACGCTCGCAGTGGCGCCCACGGACTGGGTCGACGACGTGATGCTGCGGCTGAACCAGCGACGGCCTCGTCTGCACAGCCAGAGCCGGGCGCTCGAGGGCCGGCTGCGCAAGGAGGTCGCCTACCTGCTGCGTTGCGCCTCGGGCGTCCAGCTCACCCGTGACGAGGGGATGCTGGAGGAGTACACCGTCTGGTTGCGCGGGGTGATGACGGCGCGCAAGGTCCCCGTCGACCTGGTGGACGACCTCTATGCTGGCGCGGTCGAGGCGCTCGCGGACCGGGCTCCGCAGGCGTCGGC
- a CDS encoding energy-coupling factor transporter transmembrane component T, translated as MVPLAPDPDAALSRRNPVAKLTAAGIVTVAMLVSLDPVTPAVLLVIEAAAMPFSGVRLGTLLRRSWPLLLGIGGVVVANLIAVQGGEVLVEIGPVDVTTEAVESAAAVALRLLALTLPGIVVLAATDPMDLADALVQRWRVPARFAYGALAALRLLPLLSADWHMIGRARRARGLDAGWSPVGRLRAFTGQVFAVLVAAVRRGVRLAAAMDARGFATTGVERTIARPQPMQPADWALVAGTAAAVALAVAVSVALGTWRPPFG; from the coding sequence CTGGTGCCGCTGGCGCCGGACCCGGACGCCGCGCTGTCGCGGCGCAACCCGGTCGCCAAGCTGACCGCCGCGGGCATCGTCACCGTCGCCATGCTCGTCTCGCTCGACCCGGTGACCCCCGCTGTGCTCCTGGTGATCGAGGCCGCGGCGATGCCGTTCAGCGGGGTGCGGCTGGGCACGCTGCTGCGCCGGTCGTGGCCGCTGCTGCTGGGCATCGGGGGTGTGGTCGTCGCCAACCTGATCGCGGTCCAGGGCGGCGAGGTGCTCGTCGAGATCGGGCCGGTCGACGTGACGACCGAGGCCGTCGAGTCCGCGGCAGCTGTGGCCCTGCGGCTGCTGGCCCTGACCCTGCCGGGCATCGTCGTGCTGGCCGCCACCGACCCGATGGACCTGGCCGACGCGCTGGTGCAGCGGTGGCGGGTGCCGGCGCGGTTCGCCTACGGGGCGCTGGCGGCGCTGCGGCTGCTCCCGCTGCTGTCAGCCGACTGGCACATGATCGGTCGGGCCCGCCGGGCAAGGGGGCTCGACGCCGGCTGGTCGCCGGTGGGCCGGCTGCGGGCGTTCACCGGGCAGGTGTTCGCGGTGCTGGTCGCCGCCGTCCGGCGGGGAGTGCGGCTGGCGGCGGCGATGGACGCCCGTGGCTTCGCCACGACCGGGGTCGAGCGCACGATCGCCCGGCCGCAGCCGATGCAGCCCGCCGACTGGGCGCTGGTGGCCGGCACGGCGGCCGCAGTCGCCCTCGCCGTTGCCGTCTCGGTGGCGCTGGGCACCTGGCGGCCGCCCTTCGGCTGA
- a CDS encoding ECF transporter S component: MTTTTRTSHPTTGPDATASWRTVDVVVAAAIGVAFGVVFWGWNSLWNVLEPAFASYPPGRAFLYGMWLVPAVLGALVVRKRGAALFTELVASLVSAVLGTSWGLFVLAYGLVEGAAAELVFALALYKSWRLPVALGAAAAAGGAAALLDLAFYYPDWAGDWQVVYAALVVASSTLLAGLGSWLLVRALARTGVLAPFGSGRDQSRV, translated from the coding sequence ATGACCACCACCACCCGCACCTCGCACCCGACCACGGGGCCGGACGCCACCGCCTCGTGGCGCACGGTCGACGTCGTCGTCGCGGCAGCGATCGGCGTCGCGTTCGGCGTCGTGTTCTGGGGCTGGAACAGCCTCTGGAACGTCCTCGAGCCGGCCTTCGCGTCCTACCCGCCGGGCCGCGCCTTCCTCTACGGCATGTGGCTGGTGCCGGCCGTCCTCGGCGCCCTCGTGGTGCGCAAGCGCGGGGCCGCCCTCTTCACCGAGCTGGTCGCGTCGCTCGTGTCGGCCGTGCTCGGCACGTCGTGGGGGCTGTTCGTCCTGGCCTACGGGCTGGTGGAGGGCGCCGCGGCCGAGCTGGTCTTCGCCCTCGCGCTCTACAAGTCGTGGCGGCTGCCGGTGGCGCTGGGGGCGGCTGCCGCGGCCGGCGGGGCGGCGGCGCTGCTCGACCTCGCGTTCTACTACCCGGACTGGGCGGGCGACTGGCAGGTCGTCTACGCCGCGCTGGTCGTGGCGAGCTCGACCCTGCTGGCCGGTCTCGGCTCCTGGCTGCTGGTCCGGGCCCTGGCGCGGACCGGCGTGCTGGCGCCCTTCGGCTCCGGCCGCGACCAGTCGCGCGTCTGA